From Sediminibacterium sp. TEGAF015, a single genomic window includes:
- the bcp gene encoding thioredoxin-dependent thiol peroxidase: MAVLKEGSKAPAFKAPDQNGNIVSLSDFKGKKVILYFYPKDDTPGCTAQACNLKDNYKTLIDKGFQVVGVSVDSVKSHKKFEEKYELPFPLISDEEKKIVDKYNLWGEKKFMGRTYMGTTRTTFLIDEQGVIRKIIAKPDTKNHTAEVLAAWEEI, from the coding sequence ATGGCAGTTTTAAAAGAAGGAAGCAAGGCGCCAGCATTCAAGGCACCAGATCAAAACGGAAATATCGTTTCCCTTTCTGATTTCAAGGGGAAAAAAGTCATTCTGTATTTTTACCCAAAGGACGATACTCCTGGTTGTACAGCCCAGGCATGTAATTTAAAAGATAACTATAAAACTCTAATTGACAAAGGGTTCCAGGTAGTTGGTGTAAGTGTGGATAGTGTTAAAAGTCACAAAAAGTTTGAAGAAAAATATGAATTGCCTTTTCCGTTGATTTCCGATGAAGAAAAGAAGATTGTAGATAAGTACAATTTATGGGGCGAGAAAAAGTTCATGGGCAGAACCTATATGGGAACCACCAGAACCACTTTCTTGATTGATGAGCAAGGTGTTATCAGGAAAATCATCGCAAAACCCGATACCAAGAATCATACAGCTGAGGTTTTGGCTGCATGGGAAGAGATTTAA
- a CDS encoding glycosyltransferase: protein MSKASNQVFQTNNPSRWQRFKWSFRILLFLLVLALIAVIIALRTAYTPTVPILQSTVFKKILADDNSPDSLAKQYQGFRKFIDDKWAAGNGCGQNDSAIRLSNSKLFSDSLGIRAAFYVDWDPQAFFSLRRNIQKLNLVLPEWLFFDPKGDSMVIRKEKRGYDLIKKAKGLRVMPMLTNNINGKWDGAVVSRIINDPVKSEKLINDLYKWIKSEGFNGVNIDLEELIEKDNRILTGFLKKLSARFHQGGLLTSIDVMPFNEDYDYKALAENTDYIFLMAYDQYTSSTKPGPISSQKWIEAAVDQIVKKVPIPKLVLCMAGFGYDWPKGGEGTDVTYQQALSIAKENGSKITYDNDSYNLYFTYKDKVGHEREVHFTDAATNFNALRFSTEYGLAGTALWRMGSEDSRLWDFYHIPMNKASVQKFNFEEFARVETSNDVDFMGEGEILDVISTPTPGHIRTELDTTWMLISEEFYDTLPSMFVVKQFGKSTEKKMVLTFDDGPHPVYTRQILDILDKYNVVANFFIVGIEAEKNIPLVKRIYNSGHEISNHTFTHPNMATVSKQRAYLEMDATKLLIEAITGRSTIMFRAPFNADSRPETMEELVPVALSRTKNYLTIGENIDPLDWQTDDDKHFNGDSIFNRVVRMKDRGNIILLHDAGGDRSATVDALPKIIEYFQKEGYQFTTVADLMGKTRDDVMPPVPNYKENYLLRFNYLLAEAGYYLGKFFNAIFILFLVLGSIRLMVVLALAIKARKKERAKELVPLQNNPLVSIIVPAYNEEVNAVSSLNNLLKCSYPNFNIIFIDDGSTDQTLSVVQSSFANHPQVTILHKLNGGKASALNYGIGHTESSIMVCIDADTKLKPDAVEKMVMHFKDEQVGAVAGNVKVGNEINLITRWQSIEYTTSQNMDRKAFSLLNAITVVPGAIGAFRKSALLEAGGFTSDTLAEDCDLTIRILREGYIVANENSAIAMTEAPETIKQFLKQRFRWTFGVLQTFWKNRDAIFNASFKNLGFIALPDILLFKYIIPLFSPFADLLMLLGLLTGSAGEIGFYYSLFLLVDVVLAAFAFSGENEPYWKLIWLIPQRIIYRWLLLWVLFKTMRKAVKGELQQWGVLKRTGNVQEAI, encoded by the coding sequence ATGAGTAAGGCTTCAAATCAGGTTTTTCAAACCAATAATCCAAGCAGATGGCAACGGTTTAAGTGGTCGTTCCGCATTTTGCTTTTTTTATTGGTGCTTGCGCTGATTGCTGTAATTATTGCATTGCGGACTGCCTATACGCCAACTGTACCTATACTTCAAAGTACTGTTTTCAAAAAGATTTTAGCAGATGATAATAGCCCCGACTCCCTGGCAAAACAATACCAGGGTTTCAGAAAATTCATTGACGACAAGTGGGCTGCCGGAAATGGCTGTGGTCAAAACGATAGTGCCATCCGCCTATCTAATTCAAAACTCTTCAGTGACTCTCTGGGAATAAGGGCTGCCTTTTATGTAGATTGGGACCCACAGGCTTTCTTCTCTCTAAGAAGAAATATTCAAAAGTTAAACCTTGTTTTACCAGAATGGCTGTTTTTTGATCCCAAAGGTGATTCCATGGTCATTCGTAAGGAGAAAAGAGGTTATGACTTAATAAAAAAAGCAAAGGGACTTAGGGTAATGCCCATGCTTACCAATAACATAAATGGTAAATGGGATGGTGCTGTTGTTAGCAGAATAATCAACGATCCAGTAAAAAGTGAAAAGCTGATCAATGATCTTTATAAGTGGATAAAATCAGAAGGCTTTAATGGCGTTAATATTGATTTAGAGGAACTGATTGAAAAAGACAACAGAATACTGACGGGTTTCTTAAAAAAACTGTCTGCCAGGTTTCATCAGGGAGGTTTACTCACCTCAATAGATGTAATGCCTTTTAACGAAGATTATGATTATAAAGCACTGGCAGAAAATACAGACTATATTTTTTTAATGGCTTACGACCAGTATACGTCAAGTACAAAGCCAGGCCCCATCAGTAGCCAAAAATGGATTGAAGCCGCCGTAGATCAGATTGTAAAAAAAGTTCCCATACCCAAACTTGTATTGTGTATGGCAGGATTTGGTTATGATTGGCCAAAGGGAGGAGAAGGAACAGATGTAACTTATCAGCAGGCTTTAAGTATTGCAAAGGAAAATGGTAGCAAGATTACTTATGATAATGATTCTTATAATCTTTACTTTACCTACAAAGACAAAGTGGGTCATGAAAGAGAAGTTCACTTTACCGATGCTGCTACCAATTTTAATGCACTGAGATTTTCTACCGAATATGGATTGGCAGGAACAGCTTTATGGAGAATGGGAAGTGAAGATAGTCGTTTATGGGATTTTTATCATATACCTATGAATAAGGCATCTGTTCAAAAATTTAATTTTGAAGAATTTGCCAGAGTTGAAACAAGCAATGATGTTGACTTTATGGGTGAGGGAGAAATCCTCGATGTAATTTCCACCCCTACTCCAGGTCATATCCGGACTGAACTAGATACAACCTGGATGCTGATTTCAGAGGAGTTTTACGACACTTTACCTTCTATGTTTGTGGTAAAACAATTTGGCAAGTCGACTGAGAAAAAAATGGTTTTGACTTTTGATGATGGACCGCATCCTGTATATACCAGACAAATACTGGATATTCTTGACAAGTACAATGTTGTTGCCAATTTTTTCATTGTAGGTATAGAAGCGGAGAAAAATATTCCACTGGTAAAAAGAATTTACAATTCTGGTCACGAAATAAGTAACCACACTTTTACGCATCCGAATATGGCCACCGTAAGCAAGCAGAGGGCCTATCTGGAAATGGATGCCACAAAGCTGTTAATTGAAGCCATTACAGGAAGAAGTACCATCATGTTCAGGGCACCGTTTAATGCGGATAGTCGTCCTGAAACTATGGAAGAGCTGGTCCCTGTTGCTTTGAGCAGAACCAAGAATTATCTGACCATCGGAGAAAATATTGATCCGCTTGACTGGCAGACAGACGATGATAAACACTTTAACGGTGACAGTATTTTCAACAGAGTAGTAAGAATGAAAGACAGAGGTAATATTATTTTATTACACGATGCTGGTGGAGATAGAAGCGCAACAGTGGATGCCTTGCCTAAAATTATTGAATACTTTCAAAAAGAGGGATATCAATTCACAACTGTTGCAGATTTAATGGGCAAGACCAGAGATGATGTAATGCCCCCGGTACCTAATTATAAAGAAAACTATCTGCTGAGGTTCAATTATTTGCTAGCAGAAGCAGGATATTATCTGGGTAAATTTTTTAATGCAATATTCATATTATTCCTTGTTCTGGGTAGTATCCGCTTAATGGTTGTATTAGCACTTGCCATAAAAGCAAGAAAAAAAGAAAGAGCAAAAGAACTAGTGCCTTTACAAAATAATCCACTAGTGTCCATTATTGTGCCTGCTTATAATGAGGAGGTTAATGCAGTCAGTTCATTAAATAATTTATTGAAATGCAGTTATCCAAACTTCAACATTATTTTTATTGACGATGGAAGTACAGATCAGACTTTGTCTGTTGTACAAAGCTCTTTTGCTAATCATCCACAGGTAACCATACTTCACAAATTGAATGGTGGAAAAGCTTCTGCCCTAAATTATGGTATTGGCCATACAGAGTCATCCATAATGGTTTGCATAGACGCCGACACAAAATTAAAACCTGATGCGGTTGAGAAAATGGTCATGCACTTTAAAGATGAACAAGTTGGCGCAGTTGCAGGAAATGTAAAAGTAGGCAATGAAATAAACCTGATTACCCGCTGGCAGAGTATTGAATATACCACGAGTCAAAATATGGACAGAAAAGCATTCAGTCTGCTCAATGCCATTACAGTGGTACCAGGAGCAATTGGTGCATTTAGAAAATCTGCCCTTTTAGAAGCTGGCGGATTTACTTCAGACACGCTGGCAGAGGATTGCGATTTAACCATTCGCATATTACGCGAGGGATATATAGTTGCCAATGAAAACAGTGCTATTGCAATGACTGAAGCACCTGAAACCATCAAACAATTTTTAAAACAAAGGTTTAGATGGACTTTTGGGGTATTACAAACATTCTGGAAAAATAGGGATGCAATATTCAACGCTTCCTTTAAAAATCTGGGGTTTATTGCATTACCTGATATTCTTCTTTTCAAATATATTATTCCTTTGTTTTCTCCTTTTGCAGACTTATTGATGCTATTGGGATTGTTAACAGGTAGCGCAGGAGAAATTGGTTTTTACTACAGCCTTTTCCTTTTAGTTGATGTTGTATTGGCGGCATTTGCCTTTTCCGGAGAAAATGAGCCATACTGGAAGCTGATATGGTTAATTCCTCAAAGAATCATTTACCGCTGGTTGTTACTTTGGGTACTGTTTAAAACTATGAGAAAAGCGGTAAAAGGAGAGCTACAGCAGTGGGGGGTACTTAAAAGAACAGGAAATGTACAGGAAGCCATATAA
- a CDS encoding PAS domain S-box protein produces the protein MGIHFNHHQTDLLFPFHLKVNTNGMLTGYGKSIKKILPDIQLSLFSNYFQIQEIDTEPIVSFIHEHLHQLVHIGIRESNNVQLKGQFVFSETDNFYVFLGSPAFNSIKELEESKLVASDFAIQNPQIDLLNTLKAKEEEEAIRKNYEQTLLLALEKMGDNVWMHDYQKNITHFFHNEKAFIELGLSHLSIADQWWKAVHPEDVPILIEQDRKYKNREIDHHNTEYRVKDKFGEYKWILDRGIITEKDEAGFPLKILGTHTEITKLKESEAELNKQQHFYESILNNIPTDIAVFDANHRYLFTNPVGIKDPALRKWIIGKTDHEYCEFRNKDTKIAASRAAIFQKVIQSKKQLSWEEKLVNQKGESEYHLRNLYPVLNEKNEVQLVIGFGLNITERKQIEEKVQLNEKRYRDLFNYSQALICTHDIEGTLLSVNPAICKIMGYEQEELIGRNIKEFIPKDRVQYFDKTYLAEVIGTGKAEGVFSIVCKNGEHIFLLFQNYMVEEDSSTAYIIGFSQDITNRIRAEQELLKAKEETERASKVKEVFLANMSHEIRTPMNGILGIGSLLYKTNLTPKQSEYTKLILESADNLLHIVNDVLDFTKIESGKVELESIPFNLEEKISSTLKTFIFKIEEKGLELIFDNQINKDRVIIGDPFRLGQILNNLISNALKFTENGKITLTSREGIKKGEQTFFEFIVNDTGIGISEENLSHIFDEFVQASSETSRKYGGTGLGLSITKNLIEMQGGSIIASSQINKGTSFTVQIPYKVGEVAQLKRDKEEIAYNTIDKKKILVAEDVAINQIIVKQILSDWGHEVIIVNNGQEAFEAHQRQDFDLILMDIHMPEVDGYEATQMIRQLSDTNKAAVPIIALTANAFKQETERFAEAGFNDYITKPFSEQNLFECLQKQLQLNHSIVFTKKSNTAIHSLENEKMYDLDALQGIDQDDTEFLSEIIHVFNKNTKRDLDSLLKAIENKHMNEVFQLAHKMKSSIYSMGIKQAYKTIESLEFYAKTGEQEEKIPLLGQQLRQLLEQVFLQLKMDFPNS, from the coding sequence ATGGGTATTCACTTCAATCATCATCAAACAGATTTATTATTCCCCTTTCACCTAAAAGTGAATACCAATGGAATGCTGACAGGATACGGAAAATCCATCAAAAAAATATTACCCGACATACAGCTTTCCCTTTTCAGTAATTACTTTCAAATTCAGGAGATTGATACAGAACCTATAGTTTCTTTTATTCATGAGCATTTACATCAACTTGTTCATATTGGTATTCGCGAGAGTAATAATGTCCAATTAAAAGGCCAGTTTGTTTTCTCGGAAACAGATAATTTCTACGTTTTTCTAGGATCGCCAGCATTTAATTCAATTAAAGAGCTAGAGGAATCCAAACTAGTTGCCAGTGATTTCGCAATACAGAATCCTCAAATTGATTTACTAAATACCCTAAAAGCAAAAGAAGAAGAAGAAGCCATCCGCAAAAACTACGAACAAACCTTACTATTGGCATTGGAGAAAATGGGAGATAATGTTTGGATGCATGACTATCAGAAAAATATCACCCATTTTTTCCATAACGAGAAAGCGTTCATAGAACTTGGACTCAGTCATTTAAGCATTGCTGATCAATGGTGGAAGGCCGTTCACCCAGAAGATGTTCCAATTTTAATTGAGCAAGATAGAAAATATAAAAACAGAGAAATAGATCATCACAATACTGAATACAGGGTAAAGGATAAGTTTGGAGAATATAAGTGGATATTAGATAGAGGAATTATTACCGAGAAAGACGAAGCGGGCTTCCCTTTAAAAATATTGGGCACGCATACTGAAATAACAAAACTTAAAGAGTCTGAAGCTGAATTAAATAAACAACAGCATTTTTATGAAAGTATCCTAAATAATATTCCAACTGATATTGCCGTATTTGATGCAAATCATCGTTACCTTTTTACTAATCCAGTGGGCATAAAAGATCCAGCGCTTAGAAAATGGATTATTGGAAAAACAGACCATGAGTACTGCGAATTCAGGAATAAAGACACCAAGATAGCTGCCTCACGAGCTGCCATTTTCCAAAAAGTAATTCAGAGCAAAAAACAGTTGTCCTGGGAAGAAAAACTAGTGAATCAAAAAGGAGAAAGTGAATATCATCTAAGAAATTTGTACCCTGTTTTGAATGAGAAAAATGAAGTGCAGCTTGTTATTGGCTTTGGACTTAACATTACAGAAAGAAAACAAATTGAAGAAAAAGTACAACTCAATGAAAAACGCTATAGAGATCTTTTCAACTATAGTCAGGCCCTAATTTGTACTCATGATATAGAAGGTACACTATTAAGTGTGAATCCTGCGATCTGCAAAATTATGGGATATGAGCAGGAAGAATTAATTGGAAGAAATATCAAAGAGTTTATACCAAAAGATCGGGTACAATATTTTGATAAAACCTATTTAGCTGAAGTTATTGGTACAGGTAAAGCAGAAGGAGTTTTTTCCATTGTTTGTAAAAACGGAGAACATATTTTCTTGCTATTCCAAAATTATATGGTAGAAGAAGACTCTAGTACTGCGTATATAATTGGGTTCTCTCAGGATATAACTAATAGGATTCGTGCTGAGCAGGAGTTGCTGAAAGCAAAAGAAGAAACAGAAAGGGCGAGTAAAGTAAAGGAAGTTTTTCTGGCTAATATGAGTCATGAAATCAGAACACCCATGAACGGTATTCTTGGTATTGGAAGTCTATTATATAAAACCAATTTAACTCCCAAACAGTCTGAATACACCAAATTAATTCTTGAATCTGCCGATAACCTTTTACATATTGTAAATGATGTTCTTGATTTTACAAAAATTGAGTCTGGAAAAGTTGAATTAGAATCTATTCCCTTTAACCTCGAAGAAAAAATTTCAAGTACCCTAAAGACCTTTATTTTCAAAATTGAAGAAAAAGGCTTAGAGTTGATTTTTGACAATCAGATAAATAAAGACCGGGTAATTATTGGCGATCCATTCAGATTAGGTCAGATTCTGAATAATTTAATCAGTAATGCACTGAAATTTACTGAAAACGGTAAAATTACTTTGACTAGTAGAGAAGGGATAAAGAAAGGGGAACAGACATTTTTTGAATTCATTGTTAACGATACCGGAATTGGAATATCGGAAGAAAACCTCTCGCATATTTTTGATGAATTTGTTCAGGCCTCCTCTGAAACCAGTAGAAAATATGGCGGAACGGGACTTGGGCTTAGCATTACCAAGAATTTAATTGAAATGCAGGGAGGTAGTATTATAGCATCCAGTCAAATTAATAAAGGAACGAGTTTCACTGTTCAAATTCCATACAAAGTTGGAGAAGTTGCTCAATTAAAAAGAGATAAAGAAGAAATTGCATACAATACCATAGACAAGAAGAAAATTCTGGTTGCCGAAGATGTGGCAATTAATCAGATTATTGTGAAGCAAATATTATCGGACTGGGGTCATGAGGTAATCATTGTTAATAATGGTCAGGAAGCTTTCGAAGCTCATCAACGTCAAGATTTTGATCTGATTTTAATGGATATACATATGCCAGAAGTAGATGGCTATGAAGCTACGCAAATGATACGACAACTGAGTGATACTAATAAAGCAGCAGTTCCTATCATTGCACTAACTGCGAATGCATTTAAACAAGAAACAGAACGATTTGCCGAAGCAGGATTTAATGATTATATCACCAAGCCATTTTCCGAACAAAATTTATTTGAGTGTTTGCAAAAACAATTGCAACTCAACCACTCAATTGTGTTTACTAAAAAATCAAATACAGCTATACATTCTCTGGAAAATGAAAAAATGTATGATCTTGATGCACTACAAGGCATTGATCAGGACGATACAGAATTTTTAAGTGAAATTATTCATGTATTCAACAAAAACACTAAGAGAGACTTAGATAGTTTGCTCAAAGCAATAGAGAACAAACACATGAATGAAGTTTTTCAATTGGCGCATAAAATGAAGTCTTCCATCTATAGTATGGGTATCAAACAGGCTTATAAAACCATCGAGAGTCTAGAATTTTATGCAAAAACGGGAGAACAGGAAGAAAAAATTCCTCTACTGGGTCAACAGCTTCGACAACTCTTGGAGCAAGTTTTTCTTCAACTCAAAATGGATTTTCCCAACAGCTAG
- a CDS encoding GAF domain-containing sensor histidine kinase: MVPPPIPSDDNRRLKELYRYEVLDTSYEDEFNDVVQLAATICNTPIALVSLIDQQRQWFKAKLGIEANEFPRDISFCGHTINADTVVFEVSDATKDERFLDNPLVVESPYIRFYTGIPLINNNGFKVGTISVMDTQPRILNEVQIFTLQTLARQVVKLLDQNLLNKQLEQQQEKLQQQMEMQNRILSIIAHDVRNPIGAVKSIIELNAKKILSQHDSVELMNMAGKQIDGTVELLNNLVDWGSMQMRGKGFEKEKVHMRTLVSNMFKSFEIMASLKSNIMVNLVDEDLFLKSEINSMRFILRNLISNANKFTKEGVITVYAHKEDNQIMMSVSDTGVGMTEEIQSKLFDGEHYQSTTGTGNEKGSGLGLILTKDFIQILGGTIKVESIVGKGTSVYLYFNN, encoded by the coding sequence ATGGTACCACCCCCAATACCATCAGACGATAACAGACGTTTGAAAGAGTTGTATCGTTATGAGGTACTCGACACTTCTTATGAAGACGAGTTCAATGACGTTGTTCAGCTTGCGGCAACCATTTGCAATACACCCATAGCCCTAGTTTCATTAATTGATCAACAGAGACAATGGTTCAAAGCAAAGCTTGGTATAGAGGCAAATGAATTTCCTCGTGACATCTCTTTTTGCGGACATACTATCAATGCAGATACAGTTGTATTTGAAGTGTCTGATGCAACAAAGGATGAACGATTTCTGGACAATCCACTGGTTGTTGAGTCGCCATATATTCGTTTTTATACTGGAATACCATTAATCAATAATAATGGCTTCAAGGTGGGTACTATCTCTGTAATGGACACCCAGCCGCGTATTTTAAATGAAGTCCAGATTTTTACTTTGCAGACATTGGCTCGTCAGGTTGTAAAGTTGCTAGATCAGAACTTACTCAATAAGCAATTAGAGCAACAGCAGGAAAAGTTACAGCAGCAAATGGAGATGCAGAATCGCATTCTGTCAATTATTGCACATGACGTTCGGAATCCAATAGGAGCAGTAAAGTCTATTATTGAACTGAATGCTAAAAAAATACTTAGTCAGCACGATTCCGTAGAATTAATGAATATGGCAGGAAAACAGATTGACGGAACAGTTGAGCTTTTGAACAATCTGGTAGACTGGGGTTCCATGCAAATGCGTGGAAAGGGATTTGAGAAAGAAAAAGTACACATGAGAACCCTCGTGAGTAATATGTTCAAGAGTTTCGAAATCATGGCTTCCCTTAAGTCTAATATCATGGTTAACCTGGTAGACGAAGATTTATTCCTCAAATCTGAAATCAATTCCATGCGATTTATCCTAAGAAACCTTATTAGTAATGCCAATAAGTTTACCAAGGAAGGAGTCATTACGGTATATGCGCATAAGGAAGACAACCAGATCATGATGTCTGTTAGTGATACCGGAGTTGGAATGACTGAAGAAATTCAATCAAAGTTATTTGATGGAGAACACTATCAAAGCACAACTGGTACCGGAAATGAAAAAGGATCTGGATTGGGCTTAATTCTCACGAAAGATTTTATTCAAATTCTGGGTGGAACCATTAAAGTTGAATCTATTGTAGGAAAAGGAACATCTGTTTACCTTTATTTCAATAACTAG
- the carB gene encoding carbamoyl-phosphate synthase large subunit has protein sequence MPKDQSIKTVLIIGSGPIIIGQACEFDYSGSQAARSLREEGIKVILINSNPATIMTDPMMADKVYLLPLTVESIEQILTENQIDAVLPTMGGQTALNLCKEADELGIWEKYNCRLIGVDVAAIDTAEDREQFRQLMVKIGMAVAPSRVANSFLEGKEFAQEIGFPLVIRPSFTLGGTGGGFVHGKEDLDAALEKGLKASPIHEVLVEKAVLGWKEYELELLRDCNDNVVIICTVENLDPMGVHTGDSITVAPAMTLSDTAFQEMRNKAILMMRSLGNFAGGCNVQFALNPATEELIAVEINPRVSRSSALASKATGYPIAKIAAKLAIGYSLDELKNQITKTTSAYFEPALDYVIVKVPRWNFDKFKGANDTLGLQMKSVGEVMAIGRSFPEALQKACQSLENEAVGLGYYGKSLMKSEELVEYIKTPKWDRIFRIKDALMQGSTVKSIAQATGIDRWFLYQIQEICNLEKAISAHTLESLPADLLKEAKKMGFGDLQIARILSGNCHEDQVYEKRKELGITRVYKMVDTCAAEFEAQTPYFYSTFEG, from the coding sequence ATGCCTAAAGATCAATCAATCAAAACGGTACTTATCATAGGTTCTGGGCCTATTATCATTGGACAAGCTTGTGAATTTGACTATTCGGGCTCTCAGGCAGCCAGAAGTCTCCGTGAAGAGGGCATAAAAGTAATACTTATTAATAGTAATCCTGCTACCATTATGACAGACCCCATGATGGCAGATAAGGTTTACTTACTACCGTTAACGGTCGAAAGCATTGAACAAATTCTGACTGAAAATCAAATTGATGCTGTTTTGCCTACTATGGGAGGTCAGACTGCACTAAATCTCTGCAAGGAAGCCGATGAACTGGGTATTTGGGAAAAATACAACTGCCGTTTAATTGGGGTTGATGTGGCTGCCATTGACACCGCCGAAGACAGAGAGCAATTCAGACAATTGATGGTTAAAATTGGCATGGCAGTAGCGCCAAGCCGTGTGGCCAATAGCTTTTTAGAAGGAAAGGAATTTGCCCAGGAAATAGGATTCCCGCTTGTTATTCGTCCTTCATTCACACTTGGAGGAACTGGTGGAGGCTTTGTTCATGGAAAAGAAGATTTAGATGCAGCTTTAGAAAAAGGATTGAAAGCGTCGCCTATACATGAGGTCCTGGTAGAAAAAGCAGTTTTGGGTTGGAAAGAATATGAATTAGAGCTTTTGAGAGACTGTAACGACAATGTGGTAATTATCTGTACAGTTGAAAACCTGGACCCGATGGGAGTTCATACTGGAGACTCTATCACAGTTGCGCCTGCTATGACACTGAGTGATACTGCATTCCAGGAAATGAGAAACAAAGCCATCCTGATGATGCGTTCTTTGGGCAATTTTGCTGGAGGTTGTAACGTACAGTTTGCCTTAAATCCGGCAACCGAAGAATTAATTGCAGTTGAAATCAATCCAAGAGTAAGCCGATCTTCTGCATTGGCTTCCAAAGCAACAGGATATCCCATTGCTAAGATTGCTGCAAAACTAGCTATCGGATACTCACTTGACGAATTAAAAAACCAGATTACCAAAACCACTTCTGCTTATTTTGAACCAGCCCTTGATTACGTAATTGTAAAAGTTCCCCGTTGGAATTTTGATAAATTCAAGGGAGCAAACGACACCTTGGGTCTGCAGATGAAGAGTGTAGGTGAAGTTATGGCCATTGGAAGAAGCTTCCCCGAAGCTTTACAGAAAGCCTGTCAGAGCCTGGAAAATGAGGCAGTTGGTCTTGGCTATTATGGCAAGAGCCTGATGAAGAGCGAAGAATTGGTGGAATACATTAAGACACCGAAATGGGACAGAATATTCAGAATTAAGGATGCTTTAATGCAAGGATCTACCGTAAAATCAATTGCACAAGCAACTGGTATTGACAGATGGTTCCTTTATCAGATTCAGGAAATCTGCAATTTAGAAAAAGCAATTTCTGCACATACTTTGGAAAGCTTACCTGCTGATTTATTGAAAGAAGCTAAAAAAATGGGATTTGGAGACCTTCAGATTGCCAGAATTCTTAGTGGAAATTGTCATGAAGATCAGGTGTACGAAAAAAGAAAAGAACTGGGCATTACAAGAGTATATAAGATGGTAGATACCTGTGCGGCAGAATTTGAAGCACAAACCCCTTATTTCTACAGTACTTTCGAAGGATAA
- a CDS encoding transketolase family protein produces MKLKDIQVLNEKETRGGFGEGIHEIGKENPNVVVLTADLAGSLKLGPFIKDFPERFVQVGIAEANMIGIAAGMTIGGKIPYTTTFANFSTGRVYDQIRQSVAYSEKNVKICASHAGLTLGEDGATHQILEDIGLMKMLPGMTVIVPCDFNQTKAATKAIAAYNGPVYLRFGRPKWPNFTKEDGSDFVIGKAQQLSEGTDVSIFACGHMVWKAIEAGRILEEKGISVEVINIHTIKPLDTEAVLASIKKTKCAVTVEEHNVIGGLGDSIAQVAAKNFPIPIELIGTNDTFGESGKPTELLTKYGLDTPHIVAAAEKVLSRK; encoded by the coding sequence ATGAAACTAAAAGATATTCAGGTACTCAATGAAAAAGAAACCCGAGGTGGATTTGGGGAAGGTATACATGAAATAGGTAAGGAAAATCCAAATGTAGTAGTACTAACTGCAGACCTTGCCGGATCATTGAAGTTGGGTCCTTTTATCAAAGATTTTCCTGAACGTTTTGTACAGGTTGGAATTGCAGAAGCAAATATGATTGGTATTGCAGCGGGAATGACTATTGGGGGTAAAATTCCTTACACTACCACTTTTGCCAACTTCAGTACCGGCAGAGTCTATGATCAGATCAGACAAAGTGTAGCCTATAGCGAGAAAAATGTAAAAATTTGTGCTTCACATGCAGGACTTACTTTGGGCGAAGACGGAGCAACGCACCAGATACTGGAAGATATTGGATTAATGAAAATGCTGCCAGGTATGACAGTAATTGTTCCTTGCGACTTTAATCAGACCAAAGCCGCCACTAAAGCAATTGCTGCTTATAACGGACCTGTTTATCTACGCTTCGGAAGACCGAAATGGCCCAACTTTACCAAAGAAGATGGTAGTGACTTTGTTATTGGTAAAGCACAGCAATTAAGCGAAGGAACTGATGTGTCAATTTTTGCCTGTGGCCATATGGTATGGAAAGCTATAGAGGCAGGAAGAATACTTGAAGAAAAGGGAATTAGTGTTGAAGTTATCAATATTCATACAATCAAACCGTTGGACACAGAAGCAGTGCTGGCTTCTATTAAAAAAACAAAATGTGCTGTTACAGTTGAAGAGCACAATGTTATTGGTGGATTAGGGGATTCTATTGCACAAGTTGCTGCAAAAAATTTCCCTATTCCGATAGAACTAATTGGAACCAATGATACATTTGGAGAGAGCGGAAAACCAACTGAATTACTAACTAAATATGGTTTAGACACACCACATATTGTTGCTGCGGCAGAAAAAGTACTTTCTAGAAAGTAA